The genomic region TATCTACCATTACTAttattacataataataataataatctcatgcCAAACTGATAATGAACCAAACATCCATCAGCGTTCTTCTCATAAGTCTATCTGACAGTCAGGAGACCAACTATgtcctcttcatcttcttcctcctcatctacctgatgactgtcttctccaACTCTCTCATCATCCTTCTAGTTGTTACTTGTGCTCATCTTCATACACCCATGTATTTCTTTCTTGGTAACTTGGCTTTGATGGACATGTCCTTCTCTTCAGTCACTGCTCCTAGGTTGCTCTTTTCCATCATCACCCAACACTGGTCCATGTCTCTCTCAGAATGTATAACGCAGATGTTTTTTGTGCTTTATTTTGTGGCCTCTGAGGCTTTCTTGTTGGCCTCCATGTCCTTTGATCGGTATGTAGCCATCTGCCGCCCTCTCCATTATTCTCAAATCATGTCTTGGAGCATGTGCATTCATTTTGTATCTTTCGTTTGGTCATTTGGTTTCTTTGTTACCATCACTTTCACCTTATGTTTAAAAAGATTGACCTTCTGTGGTCGCAAACTCATACAAAGCTTCTTTTGTGATTTGCCTCATTTGCTCCagatctcctgtactgatcctacaaTCAATGTACTAATCTTAATGGGTGTAGGCGGTATTCTCAGCTTTGTTACCTTTGTTGCCACATTTTACCCCTATGTCATGATATTTAGGGCAGTGCTCAGAATCGGCACCAGTGATGGGAAGAGTAAAGCTTTCTCCACCTGTACGTCTCATCTGACTGTGGTCCTCATATTCTATTCAGCTGCAACATTTGTCTACTATATCCCTAACAGAAGTCATCTTCTAACATTAAACCGAGTATTCTCAGTGAACTATATACTGATCACCCCCTTACTGAACCCCTTAATCTACAGCCTGAGGAgtaaagacctgaaggctgcactGCAGAGAGCGTTACATATGCACAGGCCGCATCCGGCCCCCACTAGAAATTGATGGCCTCTTCCATATGAGGAAATAAGGATAGTTACGTGTGtacgggggtggggtggggtggggggttggaATACCATGTATGTAGGAGATATTTTTTTTAGTAGAAttgtttaattttaaaaacagaCCACAGgatgaaaataaatatatacaagttaccccaaaagtaaaaaaaaaaaaaacccatagcaCTGGACACTTTATCATCCTTTGATGCATAACGTTTCTGTTTCTAGTAATTTATCATGTAAGATGCCGcctgctgctgctcctcatgTTTTCTTCTGTTGATACCAGACAGTACAATACAGTAAGGCCCAAAGCTGATTCTTTACATAAAGCTCCTCTTCAAAAAGATCATTTGTATGACAATAAAAACTGAATTCTATCTGAAACCGGTTGTACGTGTTAGTAATCCATAGTGTCATCCATTGTCTTCTGAGCCTGTCCCATGGTGTTACATGGGGCCTTAAAGATGTTCTGGTGAATTGGTTACAGCTTCTCGCTCTACATGAACTAAACTGCCCTTAGCCATGTGTTATTGTGAGTGGCTGAAGCTTGGAATGGTCTGACCCTGGTGCCCCTGAGCTACGACAACTGGAGCCTTGCTGACTGGCCTGCCCGGTCCTTGTCTCTGGAAGCCCATGGCTCTTGTAGAGGAAGGTTGAAGGACCTCTCCTGGTGAATGGGTTACACCTTCTAAACTGCCCTTAGCCATGTGTTATTGTGAGTGGCTGAAGCttggaagggtctgaccctggTGCCCCTGAGCTAAGACAACCAGAGCCCCGCTGACTGGCCTGCCCGGTCCTTGTCACTGGAAGCCCCTGGCTCTTGTGGAGGAAGGTTGTTGGACCTCTCCTGGTGGAAGCTAAGAGTGAAGGCCAGTGTAGAAGGCTTCCCATCGTGAGATTGGATGGAGGCCCTGCAGCTCCTGATTGGTGGCTGGTGTTGGGAGTGCCACAGGTCAGGGGGTTGTTTTTATGTGTCTGTGTGACCTTGTTTGTGTTCACTCCCTGCTGATTCTGATTGACGAGGAAATATTGTAGTTGTTATATGAAGAGAACGTGTCATCTACAAAgatccagtgatgtcacagccagcAAAATAGACAAGTCCGGGAATGCTGAATATTTTGATCAAATTAATCGTTTTGTAAACTGGAGTAAAGAGTACAGATTAGTTATAAATGTTAGTGAAAGGAAAGAAATGCAAATCAGAACTGGGAGGAGTCAACCGGATTTTTCTCCAGTAATAATTGAGGGAGGAGATAGTGGAATCCTACAAGTATCTGGGAATTTACATTGATATTTAATTGGACTGGAAGTAAATTCAGGTTATTTATATAAGAAAGATTTGGCGAgactttttattatgtaaattataaTCAGATCATAAGATTATTGGCAAAATTTAAGTCTATTTTATGGATCGCCTAAATTTGGAAATTAGCAACCTCCATTGTGAATTCAGTGGAAGGTGCCACCTACCTAGAATCAGTAAAAATCTGAATTTGCAACATAACATCGTGACTGGAGCTTACAAATTCATTATGCTTTAAGGGATTGGCCTCTCCCCAGAGCCCCTGTGTAATCCATTCCTTTTAGTGAGCAGCAGATGTCCTATTTTCTCTAGAATCAGTAGTTAAAGGTTCAAGCTAATTTTTGCCATCTGCTATAACCAATGGCAGATCTTCGTAAAAGCGGCATGTGGACCCGCCCCCACCCAAACCCAGGCCCTATATGAATGTTCgcccagagccggatcatcattgtgGCTCTTGGAGCACCAGCCCCGGGCCTCCGaatccggatttattggttgggggcccccgagGCTTGGCGCTCCAATAGCACCAATGATTAGGCTCCTGCTAGGGCTCCTGGCAGGCCCTGACCTTTGGAAGCGGCCTctgtctggacaggaagctcatgcccgtcactgtatagtgctcaatgctcgagcactattactgcaggtgaAGCCTcgttgaacctggatgcgcggccgcgtgatacagtgtggtcagttgtggtgtgaggggtatatatgatatatgtgggagtacagtggggtcagttgtggtgtgaggggtatatatgatatatgtggggtacagtgcggtcagttgtggtgtgagtggtatatatgatatatgtgggggcacagtgtgggcagttgtggtgtgagaggtatatatgatatatgtggggtacagtgtggtcagtagtggtgtgaggggtatatatgatatatgtgggggcacagtgagtacagtagtggtgtgaggggtatatatgatatatgtgggggtacagtgtggatagttgtggtgtgaggggtatatatgatatatgtgggggcacagtgtggtcagttgtggtgtgaggggtatatatgatatatgtgggggcacagtgtggtcagttgtggtgtgagggatatatatgatatatgtgggggtacagtgtagtcagttgtggtgtgaggggtatatatgatatatgtgggggtacagtgtggtcagttgtggtgtgaggggtatatatgatatatgtgggagtacagtggggtcagttgtggtgtgaggggtatatatgatatatgtgggggcacagtgtggtcagatgtggtgtgagggtatatatgatatatgtggggtacagtgtggtcagttgtggtgtgaggggtatatatgatatatgtgggggtacagtgtggtcagttgtggtgtgaagagtatatatgatatatgtggaggcacagtgtggtcagttgtggtgtgaagagtatatatgatatatgtgtggtacagtgtggtcagttgtggtgtgaggggtatatatgatatatgtgggggcacagtgtggtcagttgtggtgtgaagagtatatatgatatatgtggaggcacagtgtgatcagttgtggtgtgaggggtatatatatgatatatgtgtggtacagtgtggacagttgtggtgtgaggggtatatatgatacatgtgggggcacagtgtggtcagttgtggtgtgaggggtatatatgatatatgtgtggtacagagtggacagttgtggtgtgaggggtatatatgatgtatgtgggcgtacagtgtggtcagttgtggtgtgaggtgtatgtatgatatatgtgggggcacagtgtggacagttgtggtgtgaggggtatatatgatgtatgtgggcgtacagtgtggtcagttttggtgtgagggatatatatgatatatgtgggggtacagtgtggtcagttgtggtgtgaggggtatatatgatatatgtgggagtacagtggggtcagttgtggtgtgaggggtatatatgatatatgtgggggaacagtgtggtcagttgtggtgtgaagagtatatatgatatatgtgggggcacagtgtggtcagttgtggtgtgagaggtatatatgatgtatgtggaggcacagtgtggtcagtagtggtgtgaggggtatatatgatatatgttggggcacagtgtggacagttgtggtgtgaggtgtatatatgatatatgtgggggcacagtgtggaaagttgtggtgtgaggagtatatatgatatttgtgggggggcacagtgtggtcagttgtgtgaggggtatatatgatatatgtgggggtacagtgtggtcagttgtggtgtgaggtgtatatatgatatatgtggagtacagtgtggtcagttgtggtgtgaggggtatatatgatatatgtgggggtacagtgtggtcagttgtggtttgagggatttatatgatatatgtggggtacagtgtggtcagttgtggtgtgaggggtatatatgatatatgtgggagtacagtggggtcagttgtggtgtgaggggtatatatgatatatgtgggggaacagtgtggtcagttgtggtgtgaagagtatatatgatatatgtgggggcacagtgtggtcagttgtggtgtgagaggtatatatgatgtatgtggaggcacagtgtggtcagtagtggtgtgaggggtatatatgatatatgttggggcacagtgtggacagttgtggtgtgaggtgtatatatgatatatgtgggggcacagtgtggaaagttgtggtgtgaggagtatatatgatatttgtgggggggcacagtgtggtcagttgtgtgaggggtatatatgatatatgtgggggtacagtgtggtcagttgtggtgtgaggtgtatatatgatatatgtggagtacagtgtggtcagttgtggtgtgaggggtatatatgatatatgtgggggtacagtgtggtcagttgtggtttgagggatttatatgatatatgtggggtacagtgtggtcagttgtggtgtgagaggtatatccTTCCtctagcatagctcccaaccgtcccgattttgccgggaaagtttttcttacctctgccccgcgtcacgggcagctatgagattgtcacagattttccccccaggtccctctgctgtgtccgcatagtaaatactttgaaagccagaactgatagtacagaatagcttctacagacatcgggcaggcaatccttttcagagaagtgtcgggcttagcggagagcagggaccacgtcatcaggttcagatctctgtccatatatggtcactgcatctcctagggttccccagagcagacatcgggcagggaccacgtcatcaggtcagatcagcatctgtccatatatggtcactgcatctcctaggcttccccagagcacacatcgggcagggaatccttttcagagaagtgtcgggcttagcgcagagcagggaccacgtcatcagcttcagatcagtatctgtccatatatggtctcctagggcctccccagacacaagctatttatttaattcaattaaataaagCTTTGCCCAGGcagagattcaaacctgggaccctctgcactgtctaactgagctataatcccagtgatacagagctgaggatttctggtaactaagaagtctTATCTGCcaatgttacactgtgacacagactaatgcactgatagagagggatcttctcagagattattattgtaattattgagactattattattattataaattttattatttttattattatggagatgattattaataatagtaaaaataataataataatcaactcaataataataataataataataatctccataataataataatagtctcaataattacaataatctttgagaagatccctccctatataccaaggcattaagtctgtgtcacagtgtaacagtagtcatagttcttagttaccaaaattctacaccttgataatcactgagattatagctcagttggttggggtgctgtgacattattgtacatggacactgcgggttctgggttcaaatcccatcgaggataattttttttttttttattgagatgatttttattattataatatggctaaaatttggggcgtggccagggagtgattggggtgtggcttagggggatcgccaccattttgtccctctttgccTTTGACAAATGTTGGGACGTATGCTCTAGTGTTAGGGTCGCGACCGACCCGTTTTAGGTTTTTAATGCATACAAATTCTACATACATTTGTTTATTGCATCAAGACTTTTTGACTTTGTCAGGAacttatttttaaacaaaatacaataaattgtAAAATGCTCTTATTAAAATTCGAACATTTGTGTTGTTGGGGTCAATTTCGACCCAGGTCTAATATAAgagtaaaaaaacaataataagtcccaaaactgaACTCAACACAATATAAACCAATAGCCCACAGCCCGCTCTGCCTCCAACAACTTCAGTTAGGGACATGTCCAGGCACATTTGGCCAAATCAGCTTACAGTTGGTACTTTGCAGAGTAGACATCTACAGGTTACACCATGCAACAATGAGGAGAAGCCAAGTTCTGGATTATATCTTGGATGATAATGAATCAGTGGACACACAGCAGCAAACTGACACAGATGAACAGGTTtctgaggaggaagaagatgtgGAGTATCAACCCGGAAGACACGGACAGTTCTGATCAGTCTGATGAGGAGGTCACCGGTGCTGAAGCTGCTCCTGCTGAAAGATTCAAATCCAAAAGTGGCAAGATCATTTGGAGCTCAGTACCTCCAGATGTCCATGGCAGGGCAGATCCTGCAAATGTCATAAAAATTATCCCTGGGATCTCCAGGTTTGTTGTGACAAGAGTAAGGGGCATCAAGACATGTTTTGATCTGGTTATGGCattgtcaataaaaaaaaagtcatggtggctcatttactaagggtccaaatcgctcacttttgtcgggtttcccaacgatttcttatttgcgccgaattgccctgggatttttgcgcacacgatcgaattttggcacatctgcaccggctttcacaccacagaaatcagggggcgtgttgtcggaaaacccgacagattcggaaaaacagcggaattt from Engystomops pustulosus chromosome 10, aEngPut4.maternal, whole genome shotgun sequence harbors:
- the LOC140104668 gene encoding olfactory receptor 1G1-like is translated as MNQTSISVLLISLSDSQETNYVLFIFFLLIYLMTVFSNSLIILLVVTCAHLHTPMYFFLGNLALMDMSFSSVTAPRLLFSIITQHWSMSLSECITQMFFVLYFVASEAFLLASMSFDRYVAICRPLHYSQIMSWSMCIHFVSFVWSFGFFVTITFTLCLKRLTFCGRKLIQSFFCDLPHLLQISCTDPTINVLILMGVGGILSFVTFVATFYPYVMIFRAVLRIGTSDGKSKAFSTCTSHLTVVLIFYSAATFVYYIPNRSHLLTLNRVFSVNYILITPLLNPLIYSLRSKDLKAALQRALHMHRPHPAPTRN